Proteins from a single region of Catenulispora acidiphila DSM 44928:
- a CDS encoding aminotransferase-like domain-containing protein — protein MNFLNEVAARFPDAVSLAAGRPYDGFYVADDIERYLQVFRDHLAGAGLSASAVDRTLLQYGRTNSIIGDLIARTLAVDEGIEVPAEAVMVTAGCQEAMIIALRGLCVGPEDVVLAVEPCYVGFTGAARILGIDVVPVPEADDGLDADAVLRVAREVRESGRRPRALYVVPNFANPSGVSMPTAVRRRLLEVAAEAELLILEDDPYGLFGLDDEPRPTLKALDREQSVIYLGSFAKSVFPGARVGFLVADQVVVDAAGRSSVLADELSTVKSMLTVNTSPIAQAVVGGVLVESEYSLRVANRSKTEFYRRNMRALLAALEQEFGDDPRISWNTPSGGFFAVVSVAFSADEAMVEVSARDYGVLWTPMGFFYGAGGGERAIRLSCSALEPPRIEEGVRRLGKFVRDRVS, from the coding sequence ATGAACTTCCTCAACGAGGTCGCGGCCCGGTTCCCCGACGCGGTGTCGCTGGCGGCCGGGCGGCCGTACGACGGGTTCTACGTCGCGGACGACATCGAGCGGTATCTCCAGGTCTTCCGCGACCACCTGGCCGGCGCCGGGCTTTCGGCCTCGGCGGTGGATCGGACGCTGCTGCAGTACGGCCGGACGAACAGCATCATCGGGGACCTCATCGCGCGCACGCTGGCGGTCGATGAGGGCATCGAGGTTCCGGCGGAGGCGGTGATGGTCACCGCCGGATGCCAGGAAGCGATGATCATCGCGTTGCGTGGGCTGTGCGTCGGACCCGAGGATGTGGTGCTCGCCGTCGAGCCTTGCTATGTCGGCTTCACCGGCGCGGCGCGGATCCTCGGGATCGATGTTGTTCCGGTCCCGGAGGCGGATGACGGGCTGGATGCGGACGCGGTACTGCGGGTGGCGCGCGAGGTGCGGGAGTCGGGGCGTCGGCCTCGGGCTCTGTATGTGGTGCCGAACTTTGCCAATCCCTCCGGAGTGTCGATGCCGACGGCGGTGCGGCGGCGGTTGCTGGAGGTGGCTGCCGAGGCGGAGCTGTTGATTCTGGAGGACGATCCCTACGGCTTGTTCGGGCTCGACGATGAGCCGCGTCCGACGCTGAAGGCGCTGGACCGCGAGCAGTCGGTGATCTATCTGGGGTCTTTCGCGAAGTCGGTGTTTCCCGGCGCGCGCGTCGGATTCCTGGTCGCCGACCAGGTGGTGGTGGACGCCGCGGGTCGGAGCTCGGTGCTCGCCGACGAGCTGTCGACGGTCAAGAGCATGCTGACGGTGAACACCTCGCCGATCGCGCAGGCGGTGGTCGGCGGCGTGCTGGTGGAGTCGGAGTACAGCCTGCGCGTCGCCAACCGGTCCAAGACCGAGTTCTACCGCCGCAACATGCGAGCGCTGCTGGCGGCGTTGGAGCAGGAGTTCGGGGACGACCCGCGGATCAGTTGGAACACGCCGAGCGGTGGGTTCTTCGCCGTGGTGAGCGTGGCGTTTTCGGCCGATGAGGCGATGGTGGAGGTCTCGGCGCGCGACTATGGGGTGTTGTGGACGCCGATGGGGTTCTTCTACGGCGCCGGTGGGGGCGAGCGGGCTATTCGCTTGTCGTGCAGCGCGCTGGAGCCGCCGCGGATCGAGGAGGGCGTGCGGCGGCTGGGGAAGTTCGTGCGGGATCGGGTGTCGTGA